One window of Botrimarina mediterranea genomic DNA carries:
- a CDS encoding BBP7 family outer membrane beta-barrel protein, whose product MMRFNLGGALRRTMGLTAALLAWPAVSHAQDAYASDCCDVTSYGCCDTVCDLPEACGCGDEVCYTYGGGRGGLGGAWFSADYILWQLDGDYVPPLVTASPAGTPIVDSAVLGQPTTSILAGDERIGDGWRSGYRLRGGVWLDGCQTIGIAGDYFNTGSDGYDYSRSQDPNTIVGRPFFNSELDEPDAELVSVPNELDGTVTVRGSDTFQGAGISLQQNLIRCCDPCGCGPSFTLDVMSGYRYYQLDSSLSINEQLEVLPGTTQPLVPGTTISVHDQFDAKNEFHGGEIGLMARRGCSWWWIDGSAKLAIGANRRTVTVGGQTINNVPGGGTATFDGGLLTSEVTNIGRYTDTSTVVIPEFRLGLGAQLTCNLGIHAGYNVILWGDVARAASHLPPGLAVDPRNLPPVQTGGGPEPAFPGVTGSDLVAHGFDFGVDFTY is encoded by the coding sequence ATGATGCGCTTTAACCTAGGCGGCGCGTTGCGTCGCACGATGGGGCTCACGGCAGCGCTGCTGGCTTGGCCGGCGGTGAGCCACGCCCAAGACGCCTACGCGTCGGATTGCTGCGACGTCACGAGCTATGGCTGCTGTGACACCGTCTGCGATCTGCCCGAAGCCTGCGGATGTGGCGACGAGGTTTGCTACACCTACGGCGGCGGCAGAGGCGGGCTCGGCGGGGCGTGGTTCTCGGCCGACTACATTCTCTGGCAGCTCGACGGCGACTACGTGCCGCCGCTGGTGACTGCTAGCCCGGCGGGCACGCCGATTGTCGATTCGGCCGTCTTGGGCCAGCCGACGACCAGCATCCTGGCCGGTGACGAGCGGATCGGCGACGGCTGGCGGAGCGGTTACCGGCTCCGCGGCGGGGTGTGGCTCGACGGCTGCCAGACCATCGGGATCGCCGGCGACTACTTCAACACCGGCAGCGACGGCTACGACTACTCGCGTTCGCAAGACCCGAACACCATCGTCGGCCGCCCGTTTTTCAACAGCGAACTGGACGAGCCCGATGCGGAGCTTGTCTCGGTGCCGAACGAGCTCGACGGCACGGTCACGGTCCGTGGTTCGGACACGTTCCAAGGCGCGGGCATCTCGTTGCAGCAGAACTTGATCCGTTGCTGCGACCCGTGCGGCTGTGGCCCGTCGTTCACGCTCGATGTGATGTCGGGGTACCGCTACTACCAGCTCGACTCGAGCCTGTCGATCAACGAGCAGCTGGAAGTGCTTCCGGGCACGACGCAGCCACTGGTGCCCGGCACGACGATCTCGGTGCACGACCAGTTCGACGCCAAGAACGAGTTCCACGGCGGCGAGATCGGCCTGATGGCGCGGCGTGGCTGCTCGTGGTGGTGGATCGATGGCTCGGCCAAGCTGGCGATCGGCGCCAACCGCCGCACCGTCACCGTCGGCGGACAGACGATCAACAACGTCCCCGGCGGCGGAACGGCCACGTTCGATGGCGGCCTGCTCACGTCCGAAGTGACCAACATCGGCCGCTACACGGACACCTCGACGGTGGTGATCCCCGAGTTCCGGCTCGGCCTGGGCGCGCAGCTGACGTGCAACCTCGGCATCCATGCCGGGTACAACGTGATCCTTTGGGGCGACGTGGCCCGCGCCGCGTCGCATCTGCCGCCAGGGCTGGCGGTGGACCCGCGGAACCTGCCGCCCGTGCAGACCGGCGGCGGTCCGGAACCGGCGTTCCCGGGCGTCACCGGATCGGACCTTGTGGCGCACGGCTTCGATTTCGGCGTCGACTTTACCTACTAG
- a CDS encoding RNA polymerase sigma factor, with product MEPNDALVERVKARDAQALAELIDAERNRLVGFTKSIMSAKLLSMVEPDDLIQEVAAAALAGLETAPLDRYEPIQWLQELCRRRVVDAHRFHFGAQRRDAGRVQSMHAAGDDGAGGFEAFLAASITSPSAAFSRDVRVQRMHEAVGGLSDEARTAVQMRYAEGLPTKEIAARLGKTDVAIRVLLSRSVRVLEEQLEDVRPTDR from the coding sequence ATGGAACCCAATGACGCCCTGGTCGAACGGGTGAAGGCGCGCGACGCCCAGGCGCTCGCCGAGCTGATCGACGCCGAGCGTAACCGGCTCGTTGGCTTCACCAAGTCGATCATGAGCGCGAAGCTGCTCTCGATGGTCGAGCCCGACGACCTGATCCAGGAGGTCGCCGCCGCCGCGCTGGCCGGTTTGGAGACGGCGCCGCTCGACCGGTACGAGCCGATCCAGTGGCTCCAAGAGCTGTGCCGGCGGCGGGTGGTGGACGCCCATCGGTTTCACTTCGGCGCCCAGCGGCGCGACGCGGGCCGGGTGCAGTCGATGCACGCCGCGGGCGACGATGGGGCAGGGGGGTTCGAGGCGTTCCTCGCCGCTAGCATCACCTCGCCCAGCGCCGCGTTCAGCCGCGACGTGCGAGTACAACGCATGCACGAGGCGGTCGGCGGGCTCTCCGACGAGGCCCGCACCGCAGTCCAGATGCGCTACGCCGAGGGCCTCCCCACCAAAGAGATCGCCGCCCGGCTCGGCAAGACCGACGTCGCGATCCGGGTGCTCTTGTCGCGTAGCGTCCGCGTCCTCGAAGAGCAGCTAGAAGACGTCCGCCCTACCGACCGCTAG
- a CDS encoding protein-L-isoaspartate(D-aspartate) O-methyltransferase — MPALPAVTQPVPVRRRQIIALFVLTLVASTAPAQQDRPNWDAQRARMVESAIIEAGVSDPRVIAAMRATRRHEFVPLAQRRLAYADMALPIGASQTISPPFVVAYMTEQLEPKPTDKVLEIGTGSGYQAAVLSPLVRDVYTIEIVPSLGKRAAKTLRRLDYENVHARIGDGYEGWPEAAPFDKIIVTCSPENPPPKLVEQLAEGGRMVIPLGERFQQELCLLKKVNGELVRESLRGTLFVPMTGAAEERREVLPDPANPAIINGDFSEVAEEGEEPRPAGWHYLRQAEIDPSARGDNPAIVFSNKEPGLPCQALQGFAIDGRKVKRLRVGFTAKGEGLRFGQRPSQLPYVVVTYYDERRVWLGDEVIGPLRGTFDWTEREEVLPVPAGAREAGLRIGLLGGVGKLWVDDVRFGRARD, encoded by the coding sequence ATGCCCGCTCTACCCGCTGTGACGCAACCCGTGCCGGTGCGTCGTCGCCAAATTATCGCCCTGTTTGTGCTGACACTTGTCGCCTCGACGGCGCCGGCGCAGCAGGACCGGCCCAACTGGGACGCTCAACGCGCCCGAATGGTCGAATCGGCCATCATTGAGGCCGGCGTCTCCGACCCGCGCGTCATCGCGGCGATGCGCGCGACACGGCGCCACGAGTTCGTGCCCCTCGCACAGCGGCGTTTGGCTTACGCTGACATGGCGTTGCCCATCGGCGCTAGCCAGACGATCTCGCCGCCGTTCGTCGTGGCCTACATGACCGAGCAGCTCGAGCCCAAGCCGACCGACAAGGTGCTCGAGATCGGCACCGGTTCGGGCTACCAAGCCGCGGTGCTGTCGCCGCTCGTAAGAGACGTTTACACGATCGAGATCGTCCCCTCGCTCGGCAAGCGCGCGGCGAAGACACTGCGGCGGCTCGATTACGAGAACGTCCACGCCCGCATTGGCGATGGCTACGAAGGATGGCCCGAGGCGGCGCCCTTCGACAAGATCATTGTCACCTGCTCTCCGGAGAACCCGCCGCCGAAGCTCGTTGAGCAACTCGCCGAAGGGGGCCGCATGGTGATTCCGCTCGGCGAACGCTTCCAGCAAGAGCTTTGCCTGTTAAAGAAAGTGAACGGCGAGCTCGTGCGCGAATCGCTACGCGGAACCCTCTTCGTGCCCATGACGGGCGCCGCCGAAGAGCGGCGTGAGGTGCTCCCCGACCCCGCCAATCCAGCGATCATCAACGGTGACTTCAGTGAGGTCGCCGAAGAGGGGGAGGAACCTCGCCCGGCGGGTTGGCACTATCTGCGCCAAGCGGAGATCGATCCTTCGGCGCGGGGCGACAACCCTGCGATTGTCTTCAGCAACAAAGAGCCTGGCCTTCCGTGCCAAGCGCTGCAGGGTTTCGCTATCGACGGCCGGAAGGTGAAACGGCTGCGGGTTGGCTTCACGGCTAAGGGAGAGGGGCTCCGCTTCGGCCAGCGGCCGTCGCAGCTGCCTTACGTCGTCGTGACCTACTACGACGAACGGCGGGTCTGGTTAGGGGATGAGGTCATCGGCCCGCTACGCGGGACCTTCGATTGGACCGAGCGGGAAGAGGTCTTGCCGGTCCCCGCTGGCGCCCGCGAGGCGGGGTTGCGGATTGGGCTGCTTGGGGGGGTCGGGAAGCTTTGGGTCGATGACGTCCGTTTTGGACGGGCTAGAGACTGA
- a CDS encoding S1 family peptidase, translated as MSAFRLNLRPLTLLAALAVIATAEVARADAALYRQVLDATTWVLSKNSEGTSSGTGVLVDAEKRLMITNAHVVGDSRSAVIFFRDLKDDKPIVEKKHYLDNVRKLGVRGRIVAIDRKRDLALVELEKLPEFAKALELAADSTGPGESIDSIGNPGASDALWVYTSGKVRSVYVKEFRTGAGEHEFRVVETQSPLNTGDSGGPIVSQDGKLVGVVQAISKKGSLISYGVDINEVKEFLASDWKPAPLPIADVLAKTELKAEKHESGHFTVKIATEKDGDQEVFVTKDTEYYGRTDVRKVWSLAASIESKELTEETMRKLLEQSARTKLGGWSVESDGQGKYLLIYVSKVDATATPDSLASILEYTGKITAAMKKELEPKKAAQEASDTLQDWLSE; from the coding sequence ATGTCCGCTTTCCGCCTCAACTTACGACCCCTGACCTTGCTCGCGGCCTTGGCCGTCATCGCCACCGCGGAGGTGGCGCGGGCCGACGCGGCGCTGTATCGGCAGGTCCTGGACGCCACGACCTGGGTCCTCTCGAAGAACTCCGAAGGGACCTCAAGCGGCACCGGCGTGTTGGTGGACGCCGAGAAGCGGCTGATGATCACCAACGCCCACGTCGTCGGCGACAGCCGTAGTGCGGTGATCTTCTTCCGAGACTTGAAAGACGACAAGCCGATCGTCGAAAAGAAGCACTACCTCGACAATGTCCGTAAACTGGGCGTCCGGGGCCGGATCGTCGCGATCGACCGCAAGCGGGACCTAGCCCTGGTGGAGCTGGAAAAGCTCCCCGAATTCGCCAAGGCCCTCGAACTAGCGGCCGACAGCACGGGCCCCGGCGAGTCGATCGACTCGATCGGCAACCCCGGCGCCAGCGACGCCCTCTGGGTCTACACCTCGGGCAAAGTCCGCAGCGTCTACGTCAAGGAGTTCCGCACCGGCGCCGGCGAGCACGAGTTCCGCGTCGTCGAAACCCAGTCGCCGCTCAACACGGGCGACTCGGGTGGACCGATCGTCAGCCAGGACGGCAAACTCGTGGGCGTCGTCCAGGCGATCAGCAAGAAGGGCTCGCTGATCAGCTACGGCGTGGACATCAACGAGGTGAAGGAGTTCCTCGCCAGCGACTGGAAGCCCGCCCCGCTGCCCATCGCCGACGTGCTCGCCAAGACCGAATTGAAGGCTGAGAAGCACGAATCGGGCCACTTCACGGTCAAGATCGCGACCGAGAAGGACGGCGATCAGGAGGTCTTCGTCACCAAGGACACCGAGTACTACGGCCGGACCGACGTCCGTAAGGTGTGGTCGCTGGCCGCCTCGATCGAGTCAAAGGAGTTGACCGAGGAGACGATGCGGAAGCTGCTGGAACAGTCGGCCCGCACGAAGCTCGGCGGCTGGTCGGTCGAGTCGGACGGCCAGGGCAAGTACCTGCTGATCTACGTCTCGAAGGTCGACGCCACGGCGACGCCCGACTCGCTGGCGAGCATCCTGGAGTACACCGGCAAGATCACCGCGGCGATGAAAAAGGAGCTGGAGCCGAAGAAGGCCGCCCAGGAAGCGAGCGACACGCTCCAAGACTGGCTCTCGGAGTAA
- a CDS encoding serine/threonine protein kinase, whose protein sequence is MDHAPPPSASSTPPAGSPSAAIEPTLRLDDLLEECLERLAGVAPVEDARVLRDFLPPSAPNHAPFLLAELVKLDMAAAAEMGRDPCLDWYLAAMPDMLVAERLPFDLVIEEYQLRRENGHDPRQVEYAQRFPQHAHLLEKFSCNAVTVAPAGGKPTAPGELMAGDVIDDFTVVQELGRGAFARVYLARQMSMQRLVALKVSAGKGDEPQALAQFDHPNIVRVYDQRAMDDGSTHLLYMQYLPGGTLSDVVKRVQWAGSTACSGAVMLDAIDDNLLDAAQQPPESSALRTWIAEAAWPVAVAWIGVQIARALDEAHRHGVFHRDVKPANVLLSAEGIPKLADFNVSFAGAAGRAGAAATLGGSIGYMAPEHLAAIGGLPDTSPEDVSERADLYSLAVLLWELWQGQRPFRIEGQADSWTDALAQQIVSREVGLTEPIRIGHSSERVLEQTLRETLSPSPEARPASGAELAGRLQLALHPEAAAVFDPPPNNWRRYALAAWPLTVVLAAVLLPNIAAGLFNYFYNEREIIQKHPEMKDYFVALSTVVNSIAFPLGGVLAMYYGLPIVRSIQRAKRGEDATTAEIDSLFHLCHRGALLGGTLWGIASFVFPIALTLRFGDEFPPQEAGHFFLSLLVCGGVAAVYPYFLLVTLATSVYYPRLVRGTMSDPKFDKRGVHLSDHGVYYLLAAASIPLMAIVLLLSRTEEMDKFRDMILCGVFATLFGLLAAFSAYRYVLRVWTQITPVLSRRKSNAAPGLE, encoded by the coding sequence ATGGATCACGCCCCGCCGCCGTCCGCCAGCTCAACGCCGCCTGCGGGCTCACCCTCGGCAGCGATCGAGCCGACGCTGCGGCTGGACGACCTGCTCGAAGAATGCCTCGAGCGACTTGCCGGGGTCGCGCCGGTTGAAGACGCGCGGGTGCTGCGCGACTTCCTGCCGCCGTCGGCGCCGAATCACGCGCCTTTTTTGCTAGCGGAGTTGGTGAAGCTCGACATGGCCGCCGCGGCCGAGATGGGGCGCGACCCGTGCCTCGATTGGTACCTGGCGGCGATGCCCGACATGCTCGTCGCCGAGCGGTTGCCCTTCGACCTTGTGATCGAGGAGTACCAGCTCCGGCGCGAAAATGGCCACGATCCGCGGCAAGTCGAGTACGCCCAGCGGTTCCCGCAGCACGCCCACCTGCTCGAGAAGTTCTCCTGCAACGCGGTGACGGTCGCGCCCGCGGGGGGGAAGCCGACCGCGCCCGGCGAGTTGATGGCGGGCGATGTGATCGACGACTTCACGGTCGTGCAAGAGTTGGGCCGCGGCGCCTTCGCGCGGGTTTACCTGGCGAGGCAGATGTCGATGCAACGGTTGGTGGCGCTCAAGGTCTCGGCCGGCAAAGGGGACGAGCCCCAGGCGCTAGCGCAGTTCGACCACCCAAACATCGTGCGGGTCTACGACCAGCGCGCGATGGACGACGGATCGACCCACCTGCTCTACATGCAGTATCTGCCCGGAGGGACGCTTTCCGACGTGGTAAAGCGAGTTCAATGGGCGGGGTCCACGGCGTGCAGTGGCGCGGTGATGCTCGACGCGATCGACGACAACCTGCTCGACGCCGCGCAGCAGCCGCCTGAATCGTCGGCTTTGCGGACTTGGATCGCCGAGGCGGCTTGGCCGGTGGCGGTGGCGTGGATCGGCGTACAGATCGCCCGGGCGCTCGACGAAGCGCACCGCCACGGCGTTTTCCACCGCGACGTGAAGCCGGCGAACGTGCTGCTCTCCGCCGAAGGCATTCCGAAACTCGCCGACTTCAACGTCAGCTTCGCGGGCGCCGCGGGCCGCGCGGGAGCGGCGGCGACGCTCGGCGGCTCGATCGGCTACATGGCGCCCGAACACCTCGCGGCGATCGGCGGTCTGCCGGACACCAGTCCCGAGGACGTGTCGGAACGAGCCGACCTCTACTCCCTCGCCGTTCTGCTGTGGGAGCTCTGGCAAGGCCAGCGGCCGTTCCGCATCGAGGGGCAAGCCGACTCGTGGACGGACGCCCTCGCTCAACAGATCGTCTCGCGCGAGGTTGGACTCACCGAGCCGATCCGCATCGGCCACAGCAGCGAGCGCGTTCTCGAGCAGACATTGCGTGAAACGCTGAGCCCGTCGCCCGAAGCGCGGCCCGCGTCGGGCGCCGAGCTAGCCGGGCGGTTGCAGCTCGCGTTGCACCCGGAGGCGGCGGCGGTGTTCGATCCACCACCCAATAACTGGCGGCGCTACGCGTTGGCGGCGTGGCCGCTAACCGTGGTCTTAGCCGCGGTGCTCTTGCCCAACATCGCAGCGGGGCTCTTCAACTACTTCTACAACGAGCGCGAGATCATCCAGAAGCATCCGGAGATGAAGGACTACTTCGTCGCCCTCTCGACGGTGGTGAACTCGATCGCCTTCCCGCTCGGCGGCGTCTTGGCGATGTACTACGGCCTGCCGATCGTACGATCGATCCAACGCGCGAAGCGTGGCGAGGACGCAACGACCGCAGAGATCGACAGCCTGTTTCATCTCTGCCACCGCGGCGCGCTGCTCGGCGGCACGTTGTGGGGGATCGCGAGCTTCGTGTTCCCGATCGCTTTGACTCTGCGGTTTGGTGACGAGTTTCCGCCACAAGAAGCAGGTCACTTCTTCCTCTCGCTACTCGTATGTGGCGGCGTGGCGGCGGTGTACCCCTACTTCTTGCTCGTAACGCTCGCTACTTCGGTTTATTACCCACGCTTGGTGCGTGGCACGATGTCGGACCCCAAGTTCGACAAACGCGGCGTTCACCTCAGCGACCACGGCGTCTACTACCTGCTCGCCGCGGCGTCGATCCCGCTGATGGCGATCGTGCTCCTCTTGTCTCGGACCGAGGAGATGGACAAGTTCCGCGATATGATCCTCTGTGGTGTGTTTGCGACGCTGTTCGGGTTACTGGCCGCGTTCTCGGCGTATCGGTACGTGCTGCGGGTCTGGACTCAGATCACGCCCGTGTTGTCACGGCGGAAGTCCAATGCGGCGCCAGGCCTCGAGTAG
- a CDS encoding Uma2 family endonuclease — protein MAGGKYRHNQVSSNILIALGSRLRGKPCQALNPDAKARIRAASGTYFYYLDAMVVCEPNSGNAVFQDQPAIVVEVLSDSTRRQDSLEKRDNYLTIPSLKAYRFVEPDEAKVSVYRRRADAADLDSFEAQLYMGHEAVIPLDEIEVELPLAEVYVRFKFEA, from the coding sequence ATGGCGGGCGGGAAATATCGCCACAATCAAGTCAGCAGCAACATCTTGATCGCATTGGGCTCCCGACTTCGTGGCAAGCCGTGCCAGGCGCTGAACCCGGACGCCAAGGCTCGTATCCGTGCCGCATCGGGAACCTATTTCTATTACCTCGACGCGATGGTCGTTTGCGAACCGAACTCTGGCAACGCGGTGTTCCAGGACCAGCCGGCCATTGTCGTCGAAGTTCTTTCCGATAGCACACGCCGCCAGGACTCACTCGAAAAGCGCGACAATTACCTGACGATCCCATCGCTGAAGGCCTACCGATTCGTGGAGCCCGACGAGGCGAAGGTGAGCGTCTACCGCCGCCGCGCCGACGCCGCCGACCTCGACTCTTTCGAAGCCCAGCTCTACATGGGCCACGAAGCCGTCATCCCGCTCGATGAGATCGAGGTCGAACTGCCGCTGGCGGAGGTTTACGTGCGGTTCAAGTTCGAGGCTTGA
- a CDS encoding aminotransferase class V-fold PLP-dependent enzyme: MPSAPADPAVTRQRLRSAMPVTNNWAYFDHAAVAPLSGPARDRLAAWAGEAAAEGDTNWLAWDRGVETTRRTAATLIGATPDEIALVPSTTAGINLVAEGLDWRDGDNVVVLADEFPSNLYPWMQQAWRGVETRTVSTDRGRIDFDQLRAACDSRTRIVSVSWVAYASGYRQPLDVVADIAHSAGALFFLDAIQATGVFPLDVSQTAIDFLAADGHKWMLGPEGAGFAYIRQEHLDKLRPLGVGWHSVKASGEFGRIALDLKDSAARYEGGSANMPGHLALGASLDLLTAQPTNDVAAAVLDVTDYLCERLASIGVAVASHRGIEQNGHDPRSGIVVADLTDPTAARQRLLDAGCVTSVRGGRLRMSPHGYTSYEDVDRLIDVLR, encoded by the coding sequence ATGCCATCCGCACCAGCCGACCCCGCCGTCACCCGCCAGCGGCTCCGCTCCGCGATGCCCGTCACGAACAATTGGGCTTATTTCGACCACGCCGCGGTCGCGCCGCTGAGCGGCCCGGCCCGCGACCGCCTCGCCGCATGGGCCGGCGAGGCCGCTGCCGAAGGGGACACCAATTGGCTCGCCTGGGACCGCGGCGTCGAGACAACCCGACGGACCGCCGCCACACTCATCGGCGCCACGCCCGACGAAATCGCGCTCGTCCCCAGCACCACAGCGGGCATTAACCTTGTCGCCGAGGGGCTCGACTGGCGCGACGGCGACAACGTCGTCGTTCTCGCCGACGAGTTTCCCTCGAACCTCTACCCCTGGATGCAGCAGGCGTGGCGCGGCGTTGAGACCCGTACCGTGTCGACCGACCGCGGCCGAATCGACTTCGACCAGCTCCGCGCGGCGTGCGACTCACGGACGCGTATCGTGTCGGTGAGCTGGGTAGCATACGCCAGCGGCTACCGCCAACCGCTCGATGTGGTCGCGGATATCGCCCACAGCGCTGGCGCCCTGTTTTTCCTCGACGCGATCCAAGCCACGGGCGTCTTCCCGCTCGATGTCAGCCAGACCGCGATCGACTTCCTCGCCGCCGACGGCCACAAATGGATGCTCGGCCCCGAAGGCGCCGGTTTTGCCTACATCCGGCAAGAGCACCTCGACAAGCTGCGGCCGCTGGGCGTCGGCTGGCACAGCGTCAAGGCTTCGGGCGAGTTCGGGCGGATCGCGCTGGACCTCAAAGACTCCGCCGCGCGCTACGAAGGGGGCTCCGCCAATATGCCCGGCCACTTGGCGCTAGGGGCGAGCCTCGACCTACTAACCGCCCAACCCACCAACGATGTCGCCGCCGCGGTGCTCGATGTGACGGACTACCTGTGCGAGCGGCTGGCGTCGATTGGCGTCGCGGTCGCGTCGCACCGGGGTATCGAGCAGAACGGCCACGACCCGCGCTCCGGCATCGTCGTCGCCGACCTCACCGACCCCACCGCTGCCCGCCAGCGGCTCTTGGACGCCGGATGCGTCACGAGCGTTCGCGGGGGCCGTCTGCGGATGAGCCCGCATGGTTACACTAGTTACGAGGATGTCGATCGACTGATCGATGTGTTGCGCTGA
- a CDS encoding TIGR03000 domain-containing protein has translation MLRRSLLTAAAVAASVSFGLPADAFWASHGSYGSYGSYGSAGSHGSYGSTGSYGSRGSYGGYSVSYASTGSYGSYGSTGSHGSAGSYGSTGSYGSTGSYGSHGGGLFARMHARHAARRAARHASHGSYGSYGSTGSHGSTGSYGSHGSTGSHGSTGSYGSTGSHGSTGSYGGHVIYESASTTSSAGVVVAKAEATSGSLRVQVPADAVVFVNDHKTTSTGTMRNYVSHGLNKGESYQYRVRVEYEADGEKVVDSKIATLIGGGTAELAFGKTDPVAKKPETAKTKLTLSVPANAKVTLAGVTTQQSGAEREYITSTLPQGETWDAYTVAVMVDGKTQEQTITLVGGESQHLEFDFASSVDQVAAR, from the coding sequence ATGCTTCGTCGCTCGCTTCTGACGGCCGCCGCGGTTGCGGCTAGCGTTTCCTTCGGCCTCCCGGCCGACGCCTTCTGGGCGAGCCATGGCAGCTACGGCTCGTATGGCTCCTACGGCAGTGCGGGGTCCCATGGCAGCTACGGCAGCACGGGCTCGTACGGCAGCCGTGGTTCGTACGGTGGTTATTCGGTCAGCTACGCATCGACGGGCTCGTACGGCAGCTACGGCTCCACGGGTTCGCACGGCTCAGCCGGGTCCTATGGTTCGACGGGCTCCTATGGTTCGACGGGCAGCTACGGCTCGCACGGTGGCGGTCTGTTCGCCCGGATGCACGCCCGCCACGCCGCCCGTCGTGCGGCTCGTCACGCTTCGCACGGCAGCTACGGCTCGTACGGCAGCACGGGTTCGCACGGCTCGACAGGGTCGTACGGTAGCCATGGCTCGACGGGTTCGCATGGCTCGACGGGCTCCTACGGCTCAACGGGCTCGCACGGCAGCACCGGCTCGTACGGCGGCCACGTGATTTACGAGAGCGCCTCGACTACCAGCTCCGCTGGCGTTGTCGTCGCCAAGGCAGAAGCCACCAGCGGTTCGCTCCGCGTCCAGGTCCCGGCCGACGCCGTCGTGTTCGTCAACGATCACAAGACGACCAGCACCGGCACCATGCGGAACTACGTCTCGCACGGCCTGAACAAGGGCGAGTCGTACCAGTACCGCGTCCGCGTCGAATACGAGGCCGATGGCGAGAAGGTCGTCGATTCGAAGATCGCCACGCTCATTGGCGGCGGCACGGCTGAACTGGCTTTCGGTAAGACGGACCCCGTCGCCAAGAAGCCCGAGACCGCCAAGACCAAGCTGACGCTGTCGGTCCCCGCCAATGCGAAGGTCACCCTCGCCGGCGTGACCACACAGCAGTCGGGCGCCGAGCGTGAGTACATCACCAGCACGCTGCCGCAGGGCGAGACGTGGGACGCCTACACCGTCGCCGTGATGGTTGATGGCAAGACGCAGGAGCAGACCATCACCCTGGTGGGTGGCGAGTCGCAGCACCTGGAGTTCGACTTCGCCAGCAGCGTTGATCAAGTCGCCGCTCGCTGA
- the coaD gene encoding pantetheine-phosphate adenylyltransferase, whose product MSRRAVYTGSFDPVTLGHLNVMQRARLVADELIVGVGHNAHKTALFDVEERAELVERAVKAAGLDHVRVETFDGLAVRFVRKMDARLILRGVRSVTDMEAEFTMILANRKLDPEIETIFFMAGDEFSHVSSTLIKQITPLASDDEVAKFVPREIIPALRAKLGG is encoded by the coding sequence ATGTCTCGCCGCGCCGTCTACACCGGGTCGTTCGACCCCGTCACGCTCGGGCACCTGAACGTGATGCAACGCGCCCGGCTCGTGGCGGACGAACTGATCGTCGGCGTGGGGCACAATGCACACAAGACGGCATTGTTTGATGTTGAAGAGCGGGCCGAGCTGGTCGAACGCGCCGTCAAGGCGGCGGGGCTCGATCACGTCCGCGTCGAAACCTTCGACGGCCTCGCCGTGCGGTTTGTGCGCAAGATGGACGCACGGCTCATCCTTCGCGGTGTGCGGTCCGTCACTGACATGGAAGCAGAGTTCACAATGATCCTCGCCAACCGCAAACTCGACCCGGAGATCGAGACGATCTTCTTCATGGCCGGCGACGAGTTCAGCCATGTGTCGAGCACGCTGATCAAGCAAATCACTCCGCTGGCGAGCGACGACGAGGTGGCGAAATTCGTCCCGCGCGAGATCATTCCCGCCCTACGCGCGAAGCTAGGTGGGTGA
- a CDS encoding SdrD B-like domain-containing protein: MPASTFAGWRVLPALAALVCAALLPAPTYAQSFSSYLGGWSYVDRNNDGVLNFSNDPNPEIVIGGVEINLYKHNGVDYIQIASTATDPYGRYQFGQLDAGRYKIEQVQPVGWVDGKDTAGVLLAINDQSVPPGSNVGVSGNNFVTDIQLTNNTIGEFYNFGERGLAAGYVSKRFLFASTPSNPFGEPVPEPTTLAMIVGVGVGLLTAPRRR; this comes from the coding sequence ATGCCGGCCTCCACCTTCGCAGGGTGGCGGGTTCTGCCGGCGCTGGCCGCACTCGTTTGCGCCGCGCTGCTCCCCGCCCCGACTTACGCCCAATCCTTCAGCAGCTACCTCGGTGGCTGGAGCTACGTCGATCGCAACAACGATGGCGTACTCAATTTCAGCAACGATCCGAATCCAGAAATCGTGATCGGCGGCGTCGAAATCAACTTGTACAAGCACAACGGGGTTGATTACATCCAGATCGCCAGCACCGCGACGGACCCCTACGGCCGTTATCAGTTCGGCCAGTTAGACGCGGGCCGCTACAAGATCGAACAAGTCCAGCCCGTGGGCTGGGTCGACGGAAAAGACACCGCGGGCGTGCTGCTCGCCATCAATGACCAGTCGGTCCCGCCCGGCAGCAATGTCGGCGTGTCGGGCAACAACTTCGTTACCGACATCCAGCTCACCAATAATACGATCGGTGAGTTCTACAACTTCGGCGAACGCGGTCTGGCCGCGGGGTACGTGTCGAAGCGTTTCTTGTTCGCTTCGACACCCTCGAATCCCTTTGGCGAGCCGGTCCCCGAGCCAACGACCTTGGCGATGATCGTTGGCGTCGGGGTTGGCTTGCTGACCGCTCCACGCCGTCGTTGA